The following proteins come from a genomic window of Pseudomonas hygromyciniae:
- a CDS encoding response regulator transcription factor: MTRILTIEDDAVTAREIVAELSSHGLDVDWVDNGREGLSRAVSGDYDLITLDRMLPELDGLAIVTTLRTLGVATPILMISALSDVDERVRGLRAGGDDYLTKPFASDEMAARVEVLLRRNNALKAAQTALRVADLELNLISREASRADQPLSLLPTEYKLLEFLMRNTGQILSRMMIFEEVWGYHFDPGTNLIDVHIGRLRKKIDPPGLTPLIRTVRGSGYVIAEPV; the protein is encoded by the coding sequence ATGACGCGCATTTTGACCATCGAAGACGACGCCGTGACGGCCCGCGAGATCGTCGCCGAGCTGAGCAGTCATGGACTGGACGTGGATTGGGTCGACAACGGCCGTGAGGGCCTGTCGCGGGCGGTGAGTGGCGATTACGACCTGATCACCCTCGACCGCATGCTCCCGGAGCTCGATGGCCTGGCCATCGTCACCACCTTGCGCACCCTCGGGGTGGCGACGCCGATCCTGATGATCAGCGCCCTCTCCGACGTGGATGAACGGGTGCGCGGGCTGCGCGCCGGGGGCGATGATTACCTGACCAAACCCTTTGCCTCCGACGAAATGGCCGCCCGGGTCGAGGTGCTGCTGCGGCGCAACAATGCGCTCAAGGCCGCGCAAACCGCATTGCGCGTGGCCGACCTGGAACTGAACCTGATCAGCCGCGAAGCCAGTCGCGCCGACCAGCCGCTGAGCCTGCTGCCCACCGAGTACAAGCTGCTGGAATTCCTGATGCGCAACACCGGGCAAATCCTCTCGCGGATGATGATTTTCGAGGAAGTCTGGGGCTATCACTTCGACCCGGGCACCAACCTCATCGACGTGCACATTGGCCGCCTGCGCAAGAAAATCGACCCGCCGGGCCTGACGCCGCTGATCCGCACGGTACGAGGTTCGGGCTATGTCATTGCTGAACCCGTCTAA